One stretch of Anabrus simplex isolate iqAnaSimp1 chromosome 3, ASM4041472v1, whole genome shotgun sequence DNA includes these proteins:
- the LOC137498873 gene encoding piggyBac transposable element-derived protein 3-like produces MGKKHFNLILVSTVATPVEINMATAERMVKAGVCHETPLTEEGILQALDNSDLEGASSDDNEDEFQPMSSDSDSESSDSSPHSERDAIPCENQNKPIKKSRELKWKAQDFNPTPNCAEDLDWEVNGRDHWTPLDYFNEYFDDDFWNLVADQSNRRALQDNVSKPLRATAGEYKMLVGAHIITGVLKLPRLRLYYRPNLRIPAVVQIPRDRFYRLRNYLHFVDNLAVTDEVRKENRLWKVQPVIDVVKNVCNKLPRCMNLSIDEQMIPFSGTTKLKQYVKGKPNPVGLKNYVLASPQGLVLDFFIYQGANTWPDGKPNQEYGIGGSVVLKLTENLNRGHVLYFDRYFTSVPILEHLLNRGIYATGTIQASRLQKDLKLKLSSDQALQKRGRGSYDEFVREDGSISILKWMDNRSVLMASSATGAKPLQYIRRWDKREKKYILVPCPKTVPSYNHSMGGVDLCDRMIAFYRIIMRTRKWPVRVFWHFIDLAIVNSWILYKMDQEAMGTRRCDIMDLLHFKIYIGESLSTGSTGQVEHRKRDNPRHFPLPESSSDEDERPVEKKRKLPRCIPTKDSRLTGNKHLPICAVENSQQFMRCRNYNCTGKTRFKCVACDIFLCINKERQCFLEFHT; encoded by the exons ATGGGAAAAAAACATTTCAACTTAATTTTGGTTTCAACAGTTGCCACCCCTGTCGAAATCAACATGGCTACAGCAGAGAGGATGGTGAAGGCGG GCGTGTGCCATGAGACACCACTTACGGAAGAGGGGATTTTACAAGCACTGGACAACAGTGATCTTGAAGGTGCATCATCTGATGACAATGAAGATGAATTCCAACCTATGTCATCAGACAGTGATTCGGAAAGTTCAGATTCAAGTCCCCATTCAGAACGCGACGCTATTCCTTGTGAG AATCAGAATAAACCAATCAAAAAATCCAGGGAACTAAAATGGAAAGCACAAGATTTCAATCCCACTCCTAACTGCGCAGAGGACCTTGACTGGGAAGTAAATGGACGGGACCATTGGACACCTCTTGACTATTTTAATGAGTATTTTGATGATGATTTCTGGAACCTTGTAGCAGATCAGAGCAACAGAAGAGCCCTTCAGGACAATGTTTCCAAGCCTTTGAGAGCAACAGCAGGAGAGTACAAAATGCTAGTAGGAGCTCATATCATTACTGGTGTCTTGAAGCTGCCACGACTTAGACTGTATTATCGTCCAAATTTGAGAATTCCTGCTGTAGTACAAATACCCAGGGATAGATTCTACAGACTAAGAAATTATTTGCATTTTGTGGACAATCTTGCTGTTACGGATGAAGTGAGAAAAGAAAACAGACTCTGGAAAGTTCAGCCAGTTATTGATGTAGTGAAAAATGTCTGTAACAAATTACCCCGTTGCATGAACCTAAGTATTGACGAGCAAATGATTCCGTTTAGTGGCACAACAAAGTTGAAACAGTACGTTAAAGGCAAACCTAACCCTGTAGGACTGAAGAACTATGTTTTAGCATCACCGCAGGGTCTTGTGCTTGATTTCTTTATTTATCAAGGAGCAAATACCTGGCCAGATGGGAAGCCTAATCAGGAATACGGAATAGGAGGCTCTGTTGTACTTAAGCTCACAGAGAATTTAAATAGAGGGCACGTATTGTATTTTGATAGGTACTTCACTTCAGTTCCTATTCTTGAACATCTATTAAACCGAGGCATTTATGCTACAGGTACAATTCAAGCAAGTAGACTCCAAAAGGACCTGAAGCTGAAGTTATCCTCCGATCAAGCCCTGCAGAAAAGAGGAAGGGGAAGCTATGATGAATTTGTACGTGAAGACGGCAGTATTAGTATTTTGAAATGGATGGACAATAGATCTGTTCTGATGGCTTCCTCTGCGACTGGAGCAAAGCCTCTGCAGTATATCCGGAGGTGGGACAAGAGAGAAAAGAAGTACATCCTTGTTCCATGTCCCAAAACAGTACCAAGTTATAATCATAGTATGGGCGGAGTGGATCTCTGTGATCGGATGATCGCTTTCTATAGGATCATTATGAGAACACGCAAGTGGCCAGTTAGGGTGTTCTGGCATTTCATAGATCTTGCCATAGTCAATTCATGGATTCTTTATAAAATGGATCAAGAAGCAATGGGAACAAGGCGCTGCGATATCATGGATCTGCTCCATTTTAAGATTTACATCGGTGAATCACTGTCAACCGGTTCTACTGGCCAAGTTGAACACCGGAAACGTGATAACCCACGGCATTTTCCTCTTCCTGAGAGCTCCAGCGATGAAGATGAGCGTCcggtagaaaagaaaagaaaacttccCAGATGTATCCCAACGAAAGACAGCCGACTGACAGGAAACAAGCACCTTCCAATATGTGCTGTAGAAAATAGTCAACAATTCATGAGGTGCCGCAATTACAATTGCACAGGTAAAACCCGTTTCAAATGTGTAGCCTGTGATATATTCCTTTGCATAAACAAAGAACGTCAGTGCTTCTTGGAGTTTCACACCTAG